In Poecilia reticulata strain Guanapo linkage group LG17, Guppy_female_1.0+MT, whole genome shotgun sequence, the following proteins share a genomic window:
- the LOC103479486 gene encoding acyl-coenzyme A thioesterase 3-like has protein sequence MSAQVRLRLLPSARCLFDEPIQVKVAGLRSKQVVTLRARSTDEKGVAFNSSASYRADGRGEIDLTRDASLSGSYIGVEPMGLLWSLKADALHKYFDKNKALEPFMVNFSVHEEEGGMLAQATNERCLMGDGVRRVPVKEGNMQGVLFTPPGEGLFPAVLDLSSFMSEKRASLLANKGFIVLAVYLFLDKPKLKRINLDDFEAAVQFLQHQPKVSSKGVGVISRSKGGDIALSLAAFVPGVEAVVWINGCSANVAFPLYYKNRQILSALKYDINKVMSTKSGAFIAKYSMHDPLKEENKASLVPIERASGRFLFAASEDDLNWDSKAYMDEMVDRLKRHGKKNFESVSYPGAGHYLEPPFGPYCPSSFHAVAGMPVLWGGEPRAHAAAEVHLWRKIQEFFRTHLN, from the exons ATGTCAGCTCAGGTCAGACTGAGGCTGCTGCCCAGCGCCAGGTGTTTATTTGACGAGCCCATTCAGGTGAAGGTGGCCGGACTGAGGTCCAAGCAGGTGGTCACCTTGAGAGCCAGATCCACTGATGAGAAAGGAGTGGCGTTCAATTCCTCGGCCAGCTACCGCGCCGACGGCAGAGGGGAGATCGACCTGACCAGAGACGCCTCGCTCAGTGGGAGCTACATCGGGGTCGAACCCATGGGTCTGCTGTGGTCACTGAAGGCAGATGCTTTGCACAAATATTTCGATAAGAACAAAGCGTTGGAACCTTTCATGGTGAACTTCTCTGTACATGAGGAGGAGGGCGGGATGCTGGCCCAGGCGACCAATGAGAGGTGTCTCATGGGAGATGGAGTCAGGCGAGTTCCTGTCAAAGAGGGCAACATGCAAGGAGTCCTGTTTACCCCGCCAG GAGAGGGTCTGTTTCCTGCTGTGTTGGATCTAAGCAGCTTCATGTCAGAGAAAAGGGCCTCTCTGCTGGCCAATAAAGGCTTTATAGTTCTTGCTGTATACTTATTCCTTGACAAACCCAAACTAAAAAGGATCAATCTGGATGACTTCGAAGCAGCAGTGCAGTTCCTACAACACCAGCCAAAG GTGAGCAGTAAAGGAGTTGGAGTAATATCCCGATCTAAGGGGGGTGACATCGCGCTTTCTCTCGCTGCTTTTGTGCCCGGAGTTGAAGCTGTGGTGTGGATCAATGGCTGCTCCGCTAACGTAGCCTTTCCCCTGTATTATAAGAATAGACAGATTCTCTCAGCATTGAAGTATGACATCAACAAAGTGATGTCCACCAAGTCTGGAGCCTTTATCGCCAAATATTCCATGCATGATCCtctgaaggaggaaaacaagGCCTCCCTGGTGCCTATCGAACGAGCAAGCGGACGATTCCTGTTTGCAGCTTCAGAGGACGACTTAAACTGGGACAGCAAGGCCTACATGGACGAGATGGTGGACAGACTGAAGCGTCATGGGAAGAAGAACTTTGAGAGTGTGAGCTACCCTGGAGCCGGGCATTATTTAGAGCCCCCGTTTGGACCGTACTGCCCTTCCAGCTTCCATGCGGTTGCAGGTATGCCGGTCCTGTGGGGAGGGGAGCCCAGGGCCCACGCTGCTGCTGAAGTCCATCTATGGAGGAAGATCCAGGAGTTCTTCAGAACTCACCTAAACTGA